A portion of the Blautia hansenii DSM 20583 genome contains these proteins:
- a CDS encoding lysozyme family protein yields the protein MDTERSGLDEAMDVGSSTISHLKSLKTAATFSKAGYGAALGGPFSAAIGAVIANRNQFAKILLVILAILLLPVLFIVMLPGLIFGSLTEQSDVLNSNSMISENIRASRDAIVEVLEESHEDILAEIHAAISRLPQGDTASINDPYTYSISVNANLLISQFCASQDDYKNINLNQLKKLIRENKEGLFSYDVATETVTMEVTVDGGAEGEAGTEQGQAQTQTVTFTKHTYTVVYAGDSYFADHVFHLTDKQKELAKNYAENLTAFFGTASSGIVAAINLSDEVLSYRPAVERAAAKYGMSDYVDLILAVMMQESGGRGLDVMQAAEGGFNTRYPHVPNGITDPEYSIECGIQELKYALDKAGCTGPTDLDRIKLALQGYNYGSAYIDWAMERDGGYTKENAIAYSDMMCARPSWPYDRYGDKEYVEHVLRYYQITASGGSYPANGMQIPHYLQTDYGNIPYGGGSIASSGCGPTSFAMIASYLTGTTITPIDAISWCGNSYYKPGVGTYWSYFQAASDHFGCGAVTQTSDPNQVLQALSEGHPVISSQRAGLFTSGGHFIVLRGVTAGGKVLVNDPNDSSSKNYINREFDMMTEVHATANAYWIFAKK from the coding sequence ATGGATACAGAACGCTCTGGACTTGACGAAGCAATGGATGTAGGCTCCAGTACCATTTCTCATCTAAAGTCCTTAAAAACAGCAGCCACTTTCTCCAAAGCAGGATATGGTGCAGCCCTTGGCGGGCCTTTTTCAGCAGCGATTGGCGCAGTCATAGCCAACCGGAATCAGTTCGCTAAAATTCTCCTTGTTATTCTCGCCATACTGCTGCTTCCGGTTTTATTTATTGTGATGCTCCCTGGTCTGATCTTTGGAAGTCTGACCGAACAAAGCGATGTGCTAAACAGCAACTCTATGATCAGTGAAAACATCCGTGCTTCCCGTGATGCCATCGTTGAAGTGTTAGAAGAAAGCCATGAAGACATTCTGGCAGAGATCCATGCAGCAATTTCCCGTCTTCCACAAGGAGATACTGCATCCATCAATGATCCCTATACATACAGCATCTCCGTCAATGCCAATCTGCTGATTTCACAATTTTGTGCCAGCCAGGATGACTATAAAAACATCAACCTAAACCAATTAAAGAAACTCATCCGTGAAAACAAAGAAGGACTTTTTTCTTATGATGTAGCAACCGAAACAGTTACCATGGAAGTTACCGTTGATGGCGGTGCAGAAGGAGAAGCCGGCACAGAACAGGGACAGGCACAAACACAGACGGTTACTTTTACGAAACACACCTATACCGTTGTTTATGCTGGGGATTCCTATTTTGCAGACCATGTATTCCATCTTACAGACAAGCAGAAAGAACTTGCCAAAAACTATGCAGAAAATCTGACTGCTTTCTTTGGAACTGCTTCTTCCGGCATAGTAGCTGCTATCAATCTTAGTGATGAGGTATTGTCCTACCGCCCTGCTGTAGAAAGAGCCGCTGCGAAATATGGTATGAGTGATTATGTGGATTTAATTCTGGCAGTCATGATGCAGGAATCTGGCGGACGAGGGCTGGATGTTATGCAAGCAGCGGAAGGTGGATTTAATACCCGCTATCCCCATGTGCCAAATGGGATTACAGATCCTGAATACTCCATTGAATGTGGTATTCAGGAATTAAAATATGCCCTCGACAAAGCCGGCTGTACCGGACCTACGGACTTAGACCGGATTAAACTGGCTCTTCAGGGTTACAACTACGGTTCTGCATACATTGACTGGGCAATGGAGCGTGACGGTGGATATACCAAAGAAAATGCGATTGCCTACTCTGATATGATGTGTGCAAGACCAAGCTGGCCTTATGACCGGTATGGTGATAAAGAATATGTGGAGCATGTCCTTCGGTATTACCAAATTACTGCCAGTGGCGGCAGCTATCCCGCAAACGGCATGCAAATTCCACACTATCTCCAGACAGACTATGGAAATATCCCCTATGGCGGTGGTTCCATCGCCAGCAGCGGATGCGGTCCGACAAGCTTTGCTATGATTGCCAGTTATCTTACAGGCACTACCATTACACCTATTGATGCAATATCCTGGTGCGGAAATTCCTATTACAAACCAGGAGTCGGCACTTACTGGTCTTATTTCCAGGCAGCGTCCGATCATTTTGGGTGTGGGGCTGTCACACAGACCAGTGATCCCAACCAGGTACTTCAGGCTTTATCTGAAGGTCATCCGGTCATCAGTTCCCAAAGAGCTGGGCTTTTTACCAGTGGCGGACATTTTATTGTCCTTCGTGGTGTAACGGCTGGAGGTAAAGTATTAGTCAATGATCCCAATGACAGTTCCTCCAAAAACTACATCAACCGTGAATTCGATATGATGACGGAAGTGCATGCAACCGCAAATGCCTATTGGATCTTCGCTAAAAAATAA
- a CDS encoding ATP-binding protein — protein sequence MNNTEEQHPVFIPRNFIEKGTFMGGMFKIRNAIEGGVLAILITIPVINLPLTLTVRIIILCMTALPAAMISLIGIGGESITAFLMNALRFLKNRRVIYRMDVHPEPKKKYRIKKPRNKEPKTRKRKRHPKQPAEASSEENCSQMSSEEKTKESPAVKKKERRQFDTSTKRGIRKQAREDIRILKFESRQLKKEQNAARKSAKRQAKLEKQQIKQQLLEERKKERTANKASNQSSAASGKSKKKKRKEITLEDYLPIDKIANGVIYTTDHRYVKILEIEPINFLLRSAREQQGIIFSFISYLKISPVKLQIKMISKKADINKHLEQSRLEMERESDPNCRQLQKDYIQFVRQLSSREAVSRRFFLIFEYEPFNVNRKVEEKEILAALETAAQTAKTFLYQCGNDVLVHDNEDEFTTDVLYTLLNRTKCTETPLPKRINQVLTRYMESGREQEVDNIHINEFIAPESLDFKHSNYVLVNGIYHSYLLVPCDGYKAKVMPGWLSLLINAGEGIDIDFFLHKQPKDKIQQRLGQQIRINRSKIKDASDTNADFDDLDSAIRSGYFLKQGLANNEDFYYMNLLITITAGDLEELQWRIQEMKKLLISQDMDLRSCYFLQEQGFLSSLPLVNLDKKLYELSKRNVLTTGAASCYPFVSYSICDDNGILFGVNKHNNSLVIADIFDSKQYKNSNIAILGTSGSGKTFTMQTMALRMRRKGIQVFIIAPLKGHEFYRAARNVGGTFIQISPASQNCINVMEIRKVDNSVNELLDGPTLDASALASKIQRLHVFFSLLIPDMNHEEKQLLDEALIKTYARKGITHKNESLIDPKHPDHYKAMPILGDVYDVLMETEDTKRLAHILNRLVHGSASSFNQQTNVDLTNKYTVLDISELTGSSDLLTVGMFVALDYVWDKAKENRTEEKAIFVDEVWQLIGASSNRLAAEFVLEIAKIIRAYSGAGIFATQDLNDFFALDDGKYGKGIINNCKTKIILNMEDEEAQRVKTILRLSETEVMNITHFQRGNGLISTNNNNITVEFKASNLEKELITTDRQELLEILKRQDKKVG from the coding sequence ATGAACAATACTGAAGAACAACATCCTGTCTTCATCCCACGCAATTTTATAGAAAAAGGGACCTTTATGGGCGGAATGTTTAAAATCCGTAATGCCATCGAAGGCGGTGTCCTGGCAATCCTGATCACCATTCCTGTTATCAATCTGCCTCTGACACTGACTGTCAGGATTATTATTCTCTGTATGACTGCTCTGCCTGCTGCTATGATTTCTTTAATTGGAATCGGTGGGGAAAGCATTACTGCATTTTTAATGAACGCTTTGCGTTTTCTGAAAAACCGCCGGGTTATTTACCGTATGGATGTGCATCCGGAACCGAAAAAAAAGTACCGGATTAAAAAACCCCGCAACAAAGAACCCAAAACCAGAAAACGAAAACGTCATCCAAAGCAACCTGCAGAAGCTTCTTCTGAAGAGAACTGCTCTCAGATGTCTTCTGAAGAGAAGACAAAAGAATCCCCTGCTGTTAAAAAAAAAGAACGCCGGCAGTTTGATACTTCTACAAAACGTGGAATACGCAAACAGGCTCGTGAAGACATCCGGATTCTTAAATTTGAGTCCCGACAATTAAAAAAAGAACAAAACGCTGCACGTAAAAGTGCGAAAAGGCAGGCAAAACTTGAAAAACAGCAGATAAAGCAGCAACTTTTGGAGGAGCGAAAAAAAGAAAGAACTGCGAATAAAGCTTCCAACCAGTCATCTGCTGCTTCCGGGAAAAGCAAAAAGAAAAAACGAAAAGAAATCACCTTAGAAGATTATCTTCCTATTGATAAAATTGCCAATGGCGTTATCTACACGACAGACCATCGTTATGTAAAAATCCTGGAGATTGAACCAATCAATTTCCTCTTACGCAGTGCTAGGGAACAACAAGGGATCATCTTCAGCTTCATCTCCTACCTAAAAATCAGTCCTGTGAAACTGCAGATTAAGATGATCTCCAAAAAAGCGGATATCAACAAACATCTGGAACAGTCCCGTTTGGAAATGGAACGGGAATCAGATCCTAACTGCCGGCAGTTACAAAAAGACTATATCCAATTTGTCCGGCAGTTAAGTTCCAGAGAAGCGGTTTCCAGACGTTTTTTCCTAATCTTTGAATACGAACCTTTCAATGTGAATCGAAAGGTGGAGGAAAAGGAAATCCTGGCAGCTTTGGAAACTGCTGCACAGACCGCAAAAACCTTTCTATATCAATGCGGCAACGATGTGCTGGTTCATGACAATGAAGATGAGTTTACAACCGATGTACTCTACACTTTACTGAACCGTACCAAATGTACCGAAACACCTTTGCCAAAACGGATTAACCAGGTACTTACCCGCTATATGGAATCTGGCCGTGAGCAGGAAGTGGATAACATCCATATCAATGAATTCATTGCACCAGAGTCTTTGGACTTTAAGCACAGCAACTATGTGCTGGTAAATGGCATCTACCATTCTTACCTGCTGGTGCCGTGCGATGGTTACAAAGCAAAAGTAATGCCAGGCTGGCTATCCCTGCTTATCAATGCTGGCGAAGGAATTGACATTGACTTTTTTCTGCATAAACAGCCCAAAGATAAGATCCAGCAACGTCTTGGACAGCAAATCCGGATCAACCGTTCAAAGATCAAAGATGCCTCTGATACCAATGCGGATTTTGATGATCTGGATTCTGCCATCCGTTCCGGCTATTTCCTCAAACAGGGACTTGCTAATAATGAAGATTTCTATTACATGAATCTTTTGATTACGATTACGGCAGGTGATCTGGAAGAACTGCAATGGCGGATTCAGGAGATGAAAAAACTTCTCATCTCACAGGATATGGATCTGCGGTCTTGTTACTTCCTGCAAGAACAGGGATTTTTATCTTCCCTTCCTCTTGTAAACCTGGATAAGAAGCTCTATGAACTCTCAAAACGAAATGTCTTAACCACCGGAGCTGCCAGTTGCTATCCTTTCGTCAGCTACAGCATTTGCGATGACAACGGTATCCTGTTTGGAGTAAATAAGCATAACAACTCTTTAGTGATTGCTGATATTTTTGACTCCAAACAATATAAAAACTCCAATATTGCGATTCTTGGCACTTCCGGATCTGGAAAAACCTTTACCATGCAGACTATGGCACTTCGTATGCGACGTAAAGGAATCCAGGTATTTATCATCGCACCGTTAAAAGGTCATGAGTTTTATCGGGCTGCCCGCAATGTAGGGGGAACCTTTATCCAGATTTCTCCTGCCAGCCAAAACTGCATCAATGTCATGGAAATCCGAAAAGTAGATAACTCTGTCAATGAGCTGCTGGACGGTCCAACTTTAGACGCATCTGCCTTAGCCAGTAAGATTCAACGTCTACATGTTTTCTTTTCTCTGCTCATTCCAGATATGAACCATGAGGAAAAACAGCTTTTGGACGAAGCACTGATTAAAACCTATGCAAGAAAGGGAATTACCCATAAGAATGAATCCCTCATTGATCCCAAACACCCGGATCATTATAAAGCGATGCCAATTCTTGGAGATGTATATGATGTTTTGATGGAAACTGAAGATACCAAACGACTGGCTCACATCCTGAACCGTCTTGTCCATGGCTCTGCTTCCTCTTTTAACCAGCAGACCAATGTAGATCTGACCAATAAATATACCGTTTTGGACATTTCAGAGCTGACTGGCTCCAGTGATCTCTTAACGGTAGGGATGTTTGTTGCTCTGGACTATGTATGGGATAAAGCCAAAGAAAATCGTACCGAAGAAAAAGCCATTTTCGTAGATGAAGTATGGCAACTCATCGGTGCCTCCAGTAACCGCCTGGCCGCTGAATTCGTTTTGGAGATTGCCAAGATCATCCGGGCATACTCTGGTGCCGGTATTTTTGCAACCCAGGACCTCAATGACTTTTTTGCTCTTGATGACGGAAAATATGGAAAAGGCATTATCAATAACTGTAAAACCAAAATTATTCTTAACATGGAAGATGAAGAGGCACAACGTGTAAAAACCATTCTTCGTCTTTCCGAAACCGAAGTTATGAATATCACCCATTTCCAACGTGGAAACGGACTGATTTCAACAAACAACAATAATATCACTGTGGAATTTAAAGCTTCCAACCTGGAAAAAGAATTGATTACCACAGACCGACAGGAACTCCTGGAAATCTTGAAACGCCAGGATAAAAAAGTCGGTTAA
- a CDS encoding VaFE repeat-containing surface-anchored protein, translated as MLKPAKQPHIRLTALFLCVTMFLSTLFFNAHTAYAADGTIDYKAGAKIPYGDYYTSRMSFDGNNTAYCVEPLKKTPASGKYPYNLLGKNSPLRKALYYLNGGYGYEKVIKDQYFQGWSDDNSYVIGHLVVSYIHAGNNGDSGAFHGAPQNYIDKALEVANAIEGLPAPPESFRAFIVPGDASQTFAGSWYQVPNGFIELQKSSANTDISDKNSNYSLEGAKYGIYKGEELVETLVTDKKGYAKSKELAEGSYTVKEISAPEGFAIDTSAHNVTVKAEGTSTVKVKDIPQNNPVKLLLKKLDADTQQNSAQGTGSLANAEFTIKFYTEQSATDPGANGKKPVRTWILKTDASGEIHFTKDYLVSGDEFFYASNGKTVCFPLGTVTVQETKAPAGYLPNESVFVQQITSTGTEETISIYNASSVEEQVFRGGVKIQKRDLETQGTQAQGTASLADAEFTITTLNKQPVWVGGKLYENGQAVLTIKSDVHGIAASAADALPLGHYRIEETKAPSGYLTDGAKALEFDITQNGEIVDLTTEETSVSNQIIRGGVKIQKRDLETGEAKPQGNASLKDAEFTITNLGPNPVLVDGTLYEKDQVVLTLKTDEKGLASTKKDTLPYGHYRVDETKAPEGYLNEGKLSQEFPITENGKILDLTAKETAISNQVIRGDLEFVKVSDGDLNRLANVPFSITSKTTGESHTIVTDKNGYASTSSEWNKHTTNTNRGETSEDGIWFGSSKPDDAKGALIYDTYILEEQRCDSNEGMNLLKIEVSVYKNHVVVDMGTLTDDQITIGTTALDKDSNSHFAKPEEKITLVDTVEYEGLKKGQSYKLIGTLMDQESGKPIEIDGKPVTAETTFKPKKSSGSAKVTFTFNASSLKGKTIVVFEELYQEDLKLAVHADITDQDQTIYFPEIGTTAKDKETDMNLSQADKEVTLVDTVAYKNLLPGEEYVMTGTLMDKESGKPVEIDKKEVTAETTFTPKESSGTVDVIFSFDGTSLAGKTVVVFESATYDGKEFATHADLEDNGQTIYFPEIATTAKDRADGDHFAKTDKEITIVDTVKYSNLIPGKEYALTGTLMDKETKEPLQADGKPITATTTFTPEDASGSIELTFTFDGSILSGKTIVVFESLTYQEKEIAVHADIEDHEQSIYFPGIGTTAKDKADGDQEAVATKEVTIIDTVSYKNLIPDTPYKLVGTLMDKTTQKEVLIDGKPVTAETEFTPKDSNSSVEVIFTFDGSTLAGHDVVVFEKLFSLEGETALEIASHEDLDDKGQTIKLTEVPKDTPEPSKPVKTGDETTILPYLLLAGAALLFAAGFGILYIRKRKKDK; from the coding sequence ATGTTAAAACCAGCAAAACAACCTCATATCCGGCTAACCGCCCTTTTTCTTTGTGTCACGATGTTTCTTAGCACACTCTTTTTCAATGCCCATACCGCTTATGCTGCAGATGGAACCATTGATTATAAGGCAGGAGCCAAAATTCCATACGGGGACTATTATACTTCCCGCATGAGCTTTGATGGCAATAACACGGCTTATTGCGTAGAACCATTAAAGAAAACACCGGCTTCCGGAAAGTATCCTTATAACCTTTTGGGAAAAAATTCCCCACTCAGAAAAGCTCTTTACTACTTAAACGGTGGATATGGTTATGAAAAGGTAATAAAAGATCAATATTTCCAAGGATGGTCCGATGACAATTCTTATGTCATTGGTCATCTGGTCGTTTCCTATATCCATGCAGGAAATAATGGGGACTCCGGCGCCTTTCATGGTGCACCTCAAAATTATATTGACAAAGCATTGGAAGTTGCCAACGCCATTGAAGGGCTTCCTGCCCCACCAGAATCCTTCCGTGCTTTTATCGTTCCTGGCGATGCTTCCCAAACTTTTGCAGGAAGCTGGTATCAGGTTCCAAACGGCTTTATCGAACTGCAGAAATCCTCTGCCAATACCGATATTTCCGATAAAAATAGCAATTACTCTTTAGAAGGAGCCAAATACGGAATCTACAAAGGGGAAGAACTGGTAGAAACTCTTGTTACCGATAAAAAAGGATATGCAAAATCCAAAGAACTGGCTGAAGGAAGTTACACCGTTAAAGAAATCAGTGCCCCAGAAGGGTTTGCTATAGATACTTCCGCCCATAATGTTACGGTAAAAGCAGAAGGAACATCTACCGTAAAAGTAAAGGATATTCCTCAAAATAATCCCGTAAAACTGCTCCTTAAAAAGCTGGATGCTGACACCCAGCAAAATTCAGCACAGGGAACCGGCTCTCTCGCCAATGCCGAATTTACAATAAAATTCTATACAGAGCAGTCAGCTACCGATCCCGGAGCAAATGGTAAGAAACCGGTTCGCACCTGGATATTGAAAACAGATGCCTCTGGAGAAATCCATTTTACAAAAGATTATTTGGTATCCGGGGATGAATTTTTCTATGCCAGTAATGGAAAGACCGTCTGCTTCCCACTGGGTACAGTAACCGTACAGGAAACCAAAGCCCCTGCCGGCTATCTTCCAAACGAATCTGTTTTCGTGCAGCAAATCACCAGTACCGGTACGGAAGAAACTATCTCTATTTATAACGCTTCTTCTGTCGAAGAACAGGTCTTCCGAGGCGGCGTCAAAATTCAGAAGCGGGATCTGGAAACTCAGGGAACACAAGCACAAGGAACCGCATCGCTTGCAGATGCCGAATTTACCATTACCACTCTGAACAAACAGCCGGTATGGGTAGGTGGAAAGCTCTATGAAAATGGTCAGGCAGTGCTTACGATCAAATCGGATGTACATGGTATTGCTGCAAGTGCCGCTGATGCCCTGCCCCTTGGACATTACCGGATTGAAGAAACCAAAGCGCCTTCCGGATACCTAACCGATGGTGCAAAGGCTCTTGAATTCGACATCACCCAAAATGGAGAAATCGTAGATTTAACAACAGAAGAGACTTCTGTTTCTAACCAGATTATCCGTGGCGGTGTCAAAATCCAAAAACGGGATCTGGAAACAGGAGAAGCCAAACCACAGGGAAATGCTTCTTTAAAGGATGCAGAATTTACAATCACCAATCTTGGTCCAAATCCTGTTCTTGTGGATGGAACCCTTTACGAAAAAGATCAAGTAGTTCTCACTTTGAAGACAGATGAAAAGGGGCTTGCTTCCACCAAAAAAGATACGCTCCCTTATGGACATTACCGGGTTGATGAGACAAAAGCACCGGAAGGTTATTTGAACGAGGGAAAACTCTCTCAGGAGTTTCCTATCACAGAAAATGGGAAAATTTTGGATTTAACTGCAAAAGAAACAGCGATTTCCAATCAGGTAATCCGTGGCGATTTAGAATTCGTAAAGGTCTCTGACGGAGATTTAAACCGGCTGGCAAATGTCCCATTTTCCATTACCTCCAAAACTACAGGAGAAAGTCATACCATTGTAACAGACAAAAATGGCTATGCCAGTACTTCCTCAGAATGGAATAAGCACACTACAAATACCAATCGTGGGGAAACTTCTGAAGACGGAATCTGGTTTGGCTCTTCTAAACCTGATGATGCCAAAGGAGCCCTGATTTATGATACCTATATTTTGGAAGAACAACGCTGCGATTCCAATGAAGGTATGAACCTCTTAAAAATTGAGGTCTCTGTATACAAAAATCACGTAGTCGTGGATATGGGAACTTTAACGGATGATCAGATTACCATTGGAACTACTGCCCTTGACAAAGACAGCAACTCCCACTTTGCCAAACCAGAAGAAAAAATCACTCTAGTTGATACCGTAGAATACGAAGGCTTAAAGAAGGGACAGTCTTATAAGCTCATCGGCACACTGATGGATCAGGAATCCGGAAAGCCAATTGAAATAGATGGAAAACCTGTCACAGCAGAAACCACCTTCAAACCAAAAAAATCTTCTGGTTCTGCAAAAGTGACCTTTACGTTCAATGCCTCTTCTCTGAAGGGCAAAACAATCGTAGTATTTGAGGAACTGTACCAGGAGGATTTAAAACTGGCTGTTCATGCGGACATTACAGATCAGGATCAGACTATCTATTTCCCAGAAATCGGGACCACTGCAAAAGATAAGGAAACAGATATGAATCTTTCCCAGGCAGATAAAGAAGTTACCCTTGTAGATACGGTAGCTTACAAAAATCTTCTGCCCGGCGAAGAATATGTTATGACTGGAACCCTTATGGATAAAGAATCCGGAAAGCCTGTCGAAATAGATAAGAAAGAGGTTACTGCCGAAACCACATTTACTCCTAAAGAATCCTCTGGAACGGTAGATGTGATTTTTTCTTTTGATGGGACTTCCCTTGCCGGAAAAACCGTAGTTGTTTTTGAATCTGCTACTTATGATGGCAAAGAATTTGCAACACACGCAGATCTTGAAGATAATGGGCAGACCATCTACTTCCCAGAAATCGCTACTACTGCAAAAGACAGAGCAGACGGAGATCATTTTGCCAAAACCGATAAAGAGATTACTATTGTTGATACGGTTAAATATAGTAACCTAATTCCAGGAAAGGAGTATGCACTTACCGGTACCTTGATGGACAAAGAGACAAAAGAACCTCTTCAGGCAGATGGTAAACCGATTACTGCCACTACGACCTTTACTCCTGAAGATGCCTCTGGCAGTATTGAACTTACCTTTACATTTGATGGCAGCATCCTGTCCGGCAAAACAATTGTTGTCTTTGAGTCTTTAACGTATCAGGAAAAAGAGATTGCTGTTCACGCCGATATAGAAGACCATGAACAGTCTATCTACTTCCCGGGAATTGGAACTACTGCGAAGGACAAAGCGGATGGGGATCAGGAAGCCGTTGCTACGAAAGAAGTAACTATCATTGACACCGTATCCTACAAAAATCTGATTCCGGATACTCCATACAAACTGGTCGGCACGCTGATGGACAAAACAACCCAAAAGGAAGTTTTGATTGATGGAAAACCTGTCACGGCAGAAACAGAATTTACACCAAAGGATTCCAATAGTTCTGTCGAAGTCATCTTCACTTTTGATGGAAGCACATTGGCTGGACATGATGTAGTCGTTTTTGAAAAACTTTTTTCCCTTGAAGGAGAAACAGCACTTGAAATTGCTTCCCATGAGGATCTGGACGATAAAGGACAGACGATAAAACTTACGGAAGTTCCAAAAGACACACCTGAACCTTCCAAACCAGTCAAGACCGGAGATGAAACAACCATTCTTCCTTATCTTTTACTGGCAGGTGCCGCACTCCTCTTTGCTGCCGGATTTGGTATCTTATATATCCGTAAGCGGAAAAAAGATAAGTAA
- a CDS encoding DUF5038 domain-containing protein, with product MNRKKAILAIFMMAFLIIIGFVFPSIWKSQKGNKKSETENTQHDDSENAETEQTENNESISFQDFEALEDFFSKEQVKLFQEELTSYLKNVKQMSLTSIRFLADDTTYPNASDINFSFQFPDKSVLPVYYTSSTGRFFFGEERTPDSGKEIIYERPTDDKLPSITTEEVEQLQEGGYDDTSVNSEKAAPVTEVPEAPSMEEPKEVQP from the coding sequence ATGAACAGAAAAAAAGCAATTCTGGCTATCTTTATGATGGCCTTTTTAATTATCATCGGATTTGTCTTTCCCTCCATCTGGAAATCCCAAAAAGGAAACAAAAAATCCGAAACAGAAAATACTCAGCACGATGACAGTGAAAATGCCGAGACAGAACAAACAGAAAATAACGAATCCATAAGCTTTCAGGATTTTGAAGCTTTGGAAGACTTTTTCTCCAAGGAACAGGTGAAACTTTTTCAGGAAGAACTGACCTCCTATCTTAAAAACGTAAAACAGATGTCTCTAACTTCCATCCGTTTCCTTGCTGATGATACTACCTATCCCAATGCTTCTGATATTAATTTTTCGTTCCAGTTTCCGGATAAGTCTGTTCTTCCTGTGTACTACACTTCCTCTACTGGAAGATTCTTTTTCGGTGAGGAACGTACCCCTGATTCTGGAAAAGAAATCATCTATGAACGTCCGACAGATGACAAACTTCCTTCCATCACAACAGAGGAAGTTGAACAGTTGCAAGAAGGCGGTTATGACGATACCTCCGTGAATTCGGAAAAAGCTGCCCCTGTCACAGAAGTTCCGGAAGCTCCTTCCATGGAAGAACCAAAGGAGGTGCAGCCATGA
- a CDS encoding conjugal transfer protein TrbL family protein, whose translation MGILDGIVEWIAEQVMNILDLITTSVLGALGCSMDTFLRYFPAAETMYQIFLALAIGLILLNWVWQLFKNYFMGTGIDAEDPIKLSLRTFMFLFLTFYAKDIVDLLLNIAGTPYSWILTEDLPPLEFAKFNSVITVILGVCANGAVAIVALILVLILAWNYIKLLFEAAERYILLGVLVYTAPVAFSTGASQATGNVFKSWCRMLGGQFFLLLMNAWCLRLFTSMVGTFLANPLSL comes from the coding sequence ATGGGAATACTTGACGGAATTGTAGAATGGATTGCCGAACAGGTCATGAACATTCTGGATTTGATTACTACTTCTGTTCTGGGTGCACTGGGATGTTCCATGGATACTTTTCTCCGGTATTTTCCAGCAGCGGAAACAATGTACCAGATTTTTCTGGCACTGGCTATCGGACTCATCCTTTTAAACTGGGTTTGGCAGCTTTTTAAGAATTATTTTATGGGGACAGGGATTGACGCTGAAGATCCAATCAAATTATCACTGCGGACTTTTATGTTCCTTTTCCTGACATTCTATGCCAAGGACATCGTGGATCTTCTATTGAATATTGCAGGAACCCCGTATAGCTGGATTCTGACTGAAGATCTTCCACCGCTGGAATTTGCCAAATTCAATTCTGTGATCACAGTAATCCTGGGGGTATGTGCCAACGGTGCTGTTGCCATTGTTGCCCTCATACTGGTACTGATCCTTGCCTGGAATTACATCAAGCTGCTTTTTGAAGCTGCGGAACGTTACATACTACTTGGAGTTCTGGTCTACACCGCACCTGTTGCGTTTTCCACGGGTGCTTCCCAAGCTACCGGAAATGTTTTTAAGAGCTGGTGCCGTATGCTCGGCGGACAGTTCTTTTTGCTTTTAATGAACGCCTGGTGTTTGCGGCTGTTTACTTCCATGGTCGGAACATTCCTTGCAAACCCTTTATCACTCTAG